In Sporosarcina psychrophila, a genomic segment contains:
- the kynA gene encoding tryptophan 2,3-dioxygenase, with the protein MTEKGIHTDFKDNMTYSEYLNLDKLLSSQQRLSGHHDEMLFIVIHQVSELWMKLILHELNTAIDLIEKDELPEAFKMLARVSKTQTQIIQAWDVLSTLTPAEYMEFRDSLGRASGFQSYQNRLIEFALGYKQLHILKIYEKDPELASDLEAAFRSPGIYDVAIRALSRAGFAINPELLERDFSVTYKGDTTVADAWLEVYRNVDDHWNLYQLAEKLVDIEDSHQQWRFRHMKTVERIIGFKMGTGGSSGVNYLKSVLDHQFFPELWDVRTKL; encoded by the coding sequence ATGACTGAAAAAGGAATTCACACAGATTTTAAAGATAATATGACATACAGCGAGTATTTGAATCTCGACAAATTGCTGTCGAGCCAGCAGCGCTTGTCCGGCCATCATGATGAGATGCTGTTCATCGTCATCCATCAAGTGAGTGAGTTATGGATGAAACTCATTTTGCATGAGCTCAATACAGCCATCGACTTAATCGAAAAAGATGAATTGCCGGAAGCATTCAAAATGCTGGCACGCGTGTCAAAAACACAGACGCAAATTATCCAGGCGTGGGATGTGCTGTCGACATTGACGCCTGCTGAATATATGGAGTTCCGGGACAGTTTAGGTCGTGCATCTGGCTTTCAATCCTACCAAAACAGGCTTATTGAGTTCGCGCTTGGTTATAAGCAACTGCATATTTTGAAGATTTACGAGAAAGATCCCGAGCTCGCAAGTGATTTAGAGGCCGCATTCCGTTCACCGGGGATTTACGATGTGGCAATACGTGCGCTGTCACGTGCCGGCTTCGCGATAAACCCAGAACTACTCGAACGCGATTTCTCAGTTACATACAAAGGGGATACGACAGTGGCGGATGCGTGGCTGGAAGTATACCGCAACGTCGATGATCACTGGAATTTATATCAGCTGGCGGAGAAGCTTGTCGATATCGAAGACAGTCATCAGCAGTGGCGCTTCCGTCATATGAAAACTGTTGAACGGATTATCGGCTTTAAAATGGGGACGGGCGGTTCGTCAGGTGTGAATTATTTGAAGTCTGTCCTTGATCATCAGTTCTTTCCGGAGTTATGGGATGTTCGGACGAAGTTATAA
- a CDS encoding response regulator transcription factor: MIRIVIAEDQGMMLGALGSLLNMEDDMEVVGKAKNGEEAVALVKEHQPDVCIMDIEMPVMTGLDAAEALHDEPCKIIILTTFARTGYFERARKAGVRGYLLKDSPIEELVSSIRTIMDGRRIYAPELVDIAYGDGDETVNPLTERESQVLGLIAEGKTTKEIAGELYLTPGTVRNYISTILDKLGVGNRIEAISRFKEKGWFK, from the coding sequence GTGATACGTATTGTCATAGCGGAAGACCAAGGGATGATGCTTGGAGCACTTGGCTCATTATTGAATATGGAAGATGATATGGAAGTCGTCGGAAAAGCAAAAAATGGGGAAGAAGCGGTTGCGCTGGTGAAAGAACATCAGCCGGATGTCTGCATCATGGACATTGAAATGCCGGTGATGACGGGGCTTGACGCAGCAGAAGCGCTGCATGACGAACCTTGTAAGATCATTATCCTGACGACATTTGCCAGAACAGGTTACTTCGAACGCGCGAGGAAAGCAGGCGTACGCGGTTATTTATTGAAAGACAGTCCGATTGAAGAGCTTGTCAGTTCAATCCGAACGATAATGGACGGCAGACGGATTTACGCACCAGAACTCGTTGACATTGCCTACGGGGACGGGGATGAGACGGTAAATCCGCTGACGGAGCGTGAAAGCCAAGTGCTTGGGCTTATTGCTGAAGGGAAGACCACGAAAGAAATCGCTGGCGAGTTGTATTTGACGCCTGGTACAGTACGAAATTACATCTCCACGATTTTAGATAAGCTTGGCGTTGGAAACCGGATTGAAGCGATATCCCGGTTTAAGGAGAAGGGCTGGTTTAAGTGA
- a CDS encoding D-serine ammonia-lyase, giving the protein MEKAQVNEWKEKLPLIGQMTAREEVLWLNPLVESTSTGLQKTGVTAENVKDASDRLKRFAPYIERVFPETKVSNGIIESPITAIPNMKEALSNQYKAAISGELLLKEDNALPISGSIKARGGIYEILKHAETLAIEHGLITTADNYTKFAEPEFHNLFSKHKIAVGSTGNLGLSIGIMSAKLGFDVTVHMSADAKQWKKDMLREKGVTVVEYADDYSKAVEEGRRQADADSSCHFVDDENSLDLFLGYAVAGERVAAQLKARGTIVNKDNPLFVYLPCGVGGGPGGVAFGMKLVFGDAVSCFFAEPTHSPCMMLGMMTGLHDKISVQDFGLDNKTVADGLAVGTASGFVGKTMEPLLSGCYTIADETMFKLLKLIADTENIRLEPSALAGMTGPVQAIHGNVRDANSANATHLVWATGGSMVPEAEMNSYYDMGGK; this is encoded by the coding sequence ATGGAAAAAGCACAAGTAAATGAATGGAAAGAGAAGCTTCCGCTCATCGGACAGATGACAGCACGTGAAGAAGTGCTCTGGCTCAATCCCTTAGTAGAGTCGACATCAACTGGTCTTCAAAAAACAGGCGTGACTGCAGAAAATGTCAAAGACGCATCAGACCGTCTGAAACGTTTCGCGCCATATATCGAGCGTGTCTTCCCGGAAACAAAAGTGTCGAACGGTATTATCGAATCACCGATTACCGCTATTCCAAACATGAAAGAAGCGCTTTCCAATCAATACAAAGCAGCTATTTCAGGTGAACTTCTCCTGAAAGAAGACAACGCACTGCCGATTTCAGGTTCAATCAAAGCGCGCGGTGGCATTTACGAAATCCTAAAACATGCCGAAACACTTGCGATTGAGCACGGATTGATCACAACTGCTGACAACTATACTAAATTTGCAGAGCCGGAATTCCACAACCTGTTCTCAAAACATAAAATCGCTGTCGGATCGACAGGAAACCTGGGCCTAAGCATCGGCATCATGAGCGCCAAGCTCGGTTTCGATGTTACTGTCCATATGTCAGCAGATGCGAAACAATGGAAAAAGGATATGCTGCGCGAAAAAGGCGTCACAGTTGTTGAATACGCCGATGACTACAGTAAAGCTGTTGAAGAAGGGCGTCGCCAAGCGGATGCAGATTCTTCTTGTCATTTTGTTGATGATGAAAACTCACTCGACTTATTTTTAGGCTATGCAGTGGCGGGGGAACGTGTTGCGGCGCAGTTGAAAGCGCGTGGCACAATCGTTAACAAAGACAACCCGCTGTTCGTTTATCTGCCTTGCGGTGTCGGTGGCGGCCCTGGAGGTGTAGCATTTGGAATGAAGCTCGTGTTCGGCGATGCAGTCAGCTGTTTCTTCGCAGAGCCGACGCATTCCCCGTGCATGATGCTTGGTATGATGACTGGTCTTCACGACAAGATTTCAGTTCAAGACTTCGGTCTAGACAATAAAACCGTTGCAGACGGACTCGCAGTTGGTACAGCATCTGGTTTCGTTGGCAAGACAATGGAACCGTTATTATCTGGCTGTTATACGATTGCGGACGAAACGATGTTCAAGTTATTGAAACTGATCGCAGACACAGAAAATATTCGACTCGAGCCGTCCGCACTCGCGGGGATGACTGGTCCAGTACAAGCTATCCATGGAAATGTGAGGGATGCTAATTCAGCAAATGCTACCCATCTTGTCTGGGCAACAGGTGGCAGTATGGTCCCTGAAGCAGAGATGAATTCGTATTATGATATGGGCGGGAAATAA
- a CDS encoding Rpn family recombination-promoting nuclease/putative transposase, whose amino-acid sequence MVALVREEPEKYSGRLLDVRNDLVFKAIFGKEKNKSLLILLLNAILTEEVEEIIFLNSYLGAEYVDEKYSILDIRVRTTENVEIDIEMQLEYHSGFENRMLLYWARMYLGQLKSGEAYEKLNKTIQISITNFKFLQNDHFHSTFHLMEKEKLIKFTDHLEIHVLELPKVQMTEELTDEDLLTKWMLFLSGDDKTKGEVAMTDMGIEKAYDELHRISEDEVMRERAIARDKWLSDQATRREQARREGKKEGKEEGEKETVLSMHAEGFSVEMITRVMKMPEEKVHAIINQIQ is encoded by the coding sequence ATGGTCGCACTTGTAAGGGAAGAGCCGGAGAAGTATTCAGGTAGGTTATTAGACGTAAGGAATGATCTTGTGTTTAAAGCAATTTTTGGGAAGGAAAAAAATAAGAGTCTTCTTATTCTTTTGCTGAATGCAATATTGACTGAAGAAGTAGAAGAGATTATATTCCTAAATTCATACCTCGGGGCAGAATATGTGGACGAGAAATATTCGATTTTGGATATTCGGGTTCGAACAACTGAAAATGTAGAAATTGATATCGAGATGCAATTGGAGTATCATAGCGGTTTTGAAAATCGTATGCTGTTGTATTGGGCAAGAATGTATCTTGGACAATTAAAGTCTGGTGAGGCTTATGAAAAACTTAACAAAACAATTCAAATATCTATTACAAATTTCAAGTTCTTGCAAAATGACCATTTTCATAGTACGTTTCATTTAATGGAAAAAGAAAAGCTTATCAAATTTACAGACCACTTAGAAATTCACGTTTTGGAGCTGCCCAAAGTACAGATGACTGAAGAATTGACTGATGAAGATCTATTAACCAAGTGGATGTTATTTCTGTCTGGAGATGATAAAACAAAGGGGGAGGTTGCGATGACTGACATGGGAATCGAAAAGGCCTATGATGAATTGCATCGGATTAGTGAAGATGAAGTAATGCGTGAACGTGCAATAGCACGTGATAAATGGCTATCGGACCAAGCGACGAGAAGGGAGCAAGCTAGGAGGGAAGGTAAAAAGGAAGGTAAAGAGGAAGGTGAAAAAGAAACTGTTCTCAGCATGCACGCAGAAGGGTTTTCAGTTGAAATGATTACGAGGGTTATGAAAATGCCCGAAGAAAAAGTACATGCTATCATCAACCAAATACAATGA
- the kynB gene encoding arylformamidase: MTGKWIDISQPLQNNIAEWPGDTPFSYEIAYSKAETGSVNIGKLTTSTHMGTHIDAPFHFDNNGLKVLDLPIDLYIGRARVLDVSGKESIGRADLEDLDFGGAERILLKTGSRPDPNVFPENFTYLREDIGPLLKERGVRLIGIDAPSVDPETSKTVSTHHSLNENGVMILENIVLSAVEPGDYELIALPLPLKDGDGSPVRAVLRSMAGGPINHD, translated from the coding sequence ATGACGGGGAAATGGATTGATATTTCACAACCGCTGCAAAATAATATTGCCGAATGGCCTGGTGACACACCATTTTCATATGAAATTGCCTACTCTAAAGCAGAAACAGGTTCAGTCAATATTGGTAAGTTAACGACAAGTACGCATATGGGGACGCATATCGACGCACCGTTTCACTTCGATAATAATGGATTAAAAGTACTCGATTTACCAATTGATTTATACATCGGACGGGCGCGTGTACTCGATGTTTCAGGAAAAGAGAGTATTGGAAGGGCTGATCTAGAGGACCTTGATTTCGGTGGGGCAGAACGGATTTTATTGAAAACTGGCAGCCGTCCTGACCCGAATGTATTTCCGGAAAACTTTACGTATTTGCGTGAGGATATCGGTCCTTTATTGAAAGAGAGAGGGGTTCGGCTCATCGGTATTGACGCGCCATCTGTTGACCCTGAAACAAGCAAAACAGTCAGTACCCATCATTCCCTCAATGAAAACGGCGTGATGATTTTAGAAAACATCGTCCTCAGCGCAGTGGAACCAGGCGATTATGAACTGATTGCATTACCGCTTCCGCTAAAAGACGGCGACGGTAGCCCAGTTCGTGCCGTATTGCGATCAATGGCTGGGGGGCCTATCAATCATGACTGA
- the kynU gene encoding kynureninase: protein MFGIDYARKLDEKDSLAKYKDEFYLLENIIYMDGNSLGLLSKRAEQTLHNLLDSWKTLGIDGWTEGDNPWFYLSESVGEKMAPLVGGTKSEVIATGSTTTNLHQLAATFYKPSGTKTKILADELNFPSDIYALKSQLALKGFNPDEHLVQVKSRDGRFLNEDDIIEAMTEDIVLIVLPAVLYRSGQILDMEKLTKAANEKSIPIGFDLCHSIGAVEHALHDWGADFAFWCTYKHLNGGPGSVAGLFVHDKHFGTTPGLAGWFGSKKESQFDMDHTMDPAMDVAAYQIGTPHVLSLAPVIGALELFEEVGIKKVREKSLQLTDYMLALIQQELSDHDFTIGNPVDESRGGHILLEHVEAARICKALKEDGVIPDFRAPNGVRLAPVALYNSFEDVWHTVQKLKRIMDEKRYEKFENKRGVVA from the coding sequence ATGTTTGGCATCGATTACGCAAGAAAACTCGACGAGAAAGACAGTCTCGCAAAATATAAAGACGAGTTTTATCTACTCGAAAACATCATCTATATGGATGGTAATTCACTCGGATTACTGTCAAAGCGAGCGGAGCAAACGCTGCATAATTTACTCGATTCATGGAAAACACTGGGCATCGACGGCTGGACAGAAGGTGATAATCCGTGGTTTTACCTATCGGAGTCGGTCGGAGAAAAGATGGCGCCACTTGTTGGGGGAACAAAAAGTGAGGTCATTGCAACGGGCTCGACAACGACGAACCTGCATCAGCTTGCCGCGACATTCTACAAACCATCAGGGACTAAAACAAAGATTCTCGCCGATGAACTCAATTTCCCTTCAGACATTTATGCACTAAAAAGCCAGCTAGCACTGAAAGGTTTTAATCCAGATGAACATCTTGTCCAGGTGAAAAGCAGGGATGGTCGATTTTTAAATGAAGACGATATCATCGAAGCAATGACAGAAGACATCGTACTCATCGTTTTGCCAGCTGTTTTATACAGGAGTGGGCAAATACTCGATATGGAGAAACTTACGAAAGCTGCGAATGAAAAAAGCATCCCGATTGGCTTTGATTTATGTCATTCGATCGGTGCAGTTGAACACGCCTTGCATGATTGGGGCGCGGATTTCGCTTTCTGGTGTACATATAAGCATTTGAACGGGGGGCCAGGGTCCGTCGCAGGGCTGTTCGTCCATGACAAGCATTTCGGCACAACGCCAGGTTTGGCAGGGTGGTTCGGTTCGAAAAAGGAATCGCAATTCGATATGGATCATACAATGGATCCGGCAATGGACGTCGCTGCCTATCAAATTGGGACGCCTCACGTACTCAGTTTAGCGCCGGTCATTGGTGCGCTGGAATTGTTTGAAGAAGTAGGCATTAAAAAAGTCCGTGAAAAGTCACTTCAGCTGACGGACTATATGCTGGCGTTAATTCAACAGGAACTGTCTGACCACGACTTCACAATTGGCAACCCAGTAGACGAATCACGTGGGGGCCATATCTTGCTTGAACATGTCGAGGCTGCACGTATTTGTAAAGCGTTGAAAGAAGATGGTGTCATCCCGGACTTCCGTGCGCCAAACGGTGTTCGACTTGCGCCGGTTGCGTTATACAATTCCTTCGAAGACGTCTGGCATACTGTGCAGAAACTAAAACGGATTATGGATGAAAAACGCTATGAAAAATTTGAGAATAAAAGAGGTGTCGTCGCATGA
- a CDS encoding D-alanyl-D-alanine carboxypeptidase family protein, which produces MKKLIFILVIIILSVTVVMNNKEKTLETEDLATAAKAIILIDADTGKVIYEENSAEPLPIASMSKLMTQYLVLNAVNSGNLAWENTYKPSEALQQIAGQSAAVKLGMTAGNVYTLKELFTAMTVNSANDAAMALAEMVSGTEEAFVELMNKQAKSFGLKETTFFNASGLDGDYIGKGYEQTNHASASDVSVIAQKLIAKHPEVLDYTKLPSFKTGNGTTLWSTNLMLAGMPQALAGIDGLKTGFTDQAGSCFASTGVFDGRRIISVVIDVAAEGGDTATPRFDLTRELIERFVLN; this is translated from the coding sequence ATGAAGAAATTGATCTTTATACTAGTGATCATTATATTGAGCGTTACAGTTGTGATGAATAACAAAGAAAAAACCTTGGAGACAGAAGATTTAGCAACTGCTGCAAAAGCGATCATTCTTATCGATGCGGATACGGGTAAAGTAATTTACGAAGAAAATAGTGCAGAACCATTACCAATCGCAAGTATGTCCAAATTAATGACGCAGTATCTCGTGCTGAATGCCGTCAACAGCGGTAATTTAGCATGGGAAAACACATACAAGCCAAGTGAGGCGCTACAACAAATTGCAGGACAATCAGCTGCCGTCAAACTAGGAATGACAGCGGGAAACGTTTATACATTGAAAGAATTGTTTACTGCGATGACGGTCAACTCTGCAAATGACGCGGCGATGGCGCTTGCCGAAATGGTTAGCGGAACGGAAGAAGCGTTTGTGGAATTGATGAATAAACAGGCGAAAAGTTTCGGTCTGAAAGAGACGACTTTCTTCAATGCCAGCGGACTTGACGGCGATTATATTGGCAAAGGGTATGAGCAAACGAATCATGCCTCTGCAAGTGATGTGTCAGTAATTGCACAAAAGCTAATTGCCAAGCATCCCGAAGTGCTCGACTATACAAAGTTGCCGAGTTTCAAAACGGGTAATGGCACTACGTTGTGGAGCACCAACTTGATGTTGGCGGGTATGCCTCAAGCATTGGCGGGAATCGACGGATTGAAAACCGGCTTCACAGATCAGGCGGGTTCCTGCTTTGCTAGTACTGGAGTCTTTGATGGACGACGCATTATTTCAGTTGTCATAGATGTTGCAGCAGAGGGCGGAGATACCGCAACTCCTCGATTTGATTTGACGAGAGAGCTGATTGAACGATTTGTGCTGAATTAA
- a CDS encoding sensor histidine kinase yields the protein MQSWYSIFPKNPWLSIYAWAVFCFLPFFFIFRSSSPIEISIGISLLFLFFLSYRFSFKSKSGLVYMWISFEIVINVVMTLLFGYVYLSIFTAFFIGNIRNQVGFFIIYGLHIAITIIAIVAGFFIELELFLPQVHFILISVIGIVLLPFNLYNRNKRENLVGQLEHANERISELIIVEERERISRDLHDTLGQKLSLIGLKSDLAGKLVSRDPRAAERELQDIRQTASTALKEVRELVAGMRATKLEDEVIRIKQMLKAAEMEYTIKGNPSFTNIPAIVESVLSMCLKEAVTNVVKHSFGKTCCVSFEQLPNEFVINVVDDGIGITRGGETSPGNGLTGMRERLEFVNGSLRVEGGEGTKLSIRVPAVIQHIMESD from the coding sequence ATGCAAAGTTGGTATAGTATTTTCCCGAAAAACCCTTGGCTTAGTATTTATGCGTGGGCAGTATTTTGTTTTCTGCCATTCTTTTTCATATTCAGATCATCGTCGCCCATTGAAATTTCCATTGGGATTTCATTGTTATTCTTATTTTTCCTGTCGTATCGATTTTCATTCAAATCGAAAAGCGGACTTGTTTATATGTGGATCAGTTTTGAAATTGTGATTAACGTCGTTATGACACTGTTATTCGGCTATGTGTATTTATCCATATTCACTGCGTTTTTCATAGGTAATATTCGCAATCAAGTTGGATTCTTCATAATATACGGGCTACATATTGCCATTACAATCATTGCGATTGTCGCAGGTTTTTTCATCGAACTCGAGTTATTTCTTCCGCAAGTTCATTTCATCCTCATCTCGGTGATTGGTATCGTATTATTGCCATTCAATTTATACAACCGAAATAAGCGTGAAAACTTGGTAGGTCAATTGGAGCATGCCAACGAACGGATTTCGGAGTTAATTATAGTGGAGGAGCGGGAACGGATTTCTCGTGATTTACATGATACACTTGGCCAAAAGCTATCATTGATTGGCTTAAAGAGTGATTTAGCTGGCAAGCTAGTGTCTCGTGATCCTAGAGCTGCCGAAAGAGAGTTACAGGATATAAGACAGACGGCCAGCACAGCGCTGAAGGAAGTTCGGGAGTTAGTGGCGGGCATGCGGGCAACGAAATTGGAAGATGAAGTGATTCGCATTAAGCAGATGTTGAAGGCAGCTGAAATGGAGTACACCATTAAGGGGAATCCATCGTTCACCAACATCCCGGCCATCGTGGAAAGCGTGCTGAGTATGTGTTTGAAAGAAGCCGTGACAAACGTTGTGAAGCATAGTTTTGGCAAAACTTGCTGCGTGTCGTTTGAACAATTGCCGAATGAATTTGTCATCAATGTGGTGGACGACGGAATCGGTATTACTAGGGGCGGAGAAACGTCACCTGGCAATGGCTTGACTGGCATGCGCGAGCGACTTGAATTTGTTAATGGAAGCCTTCGAGTCGAGGGTGGCGAAGGAACGAAATTATCGATTCGTGTTCCTGCGGTCATACAACATATTATGGAGAGTGATTGA